The Thioalkalivibrio nitratireducens DSM 14787 DNA segment CGCGGATCGTCAGTTGCGCAGCATAGTGCTCGACGCTCTCCGGCAGCGGCGGCAAGCGACGCAGTGGCAGCACGAAATCGCCATGGGCGTCGGTCTGGGCCACGAACCCGAGGCCGGCTTCGGACACGATGACGGCCAGGTCGAGCAGCGCCCAGGGCAGTGGAGTCCCATCCTCGCGGCGGACCGTCCCGATCAGGGCCCCGCCCACGGGCAGGCGGGTTCCCAATGGGGTGGGATAGACCAGCAGCACATGGCCGCCACCCGTTCCCACCGTGATATCGAAGCTGCGTGGGTTGTAGCGCCCGTTCGGGTCACGCATGCGGCCGGCGAGGCGCACCGGGGAACCGGCAGGCCGGGTACGGTGCGCCTCGTCGGCCCTGCCTTGCACCATGCCAGCATGCTCGTCCGGGTGCAGCCACAGCGCCAGACGCCCGGGCTTTTGCAGCCAGCGCAGGCGCGGCGGCCGGTCGCTGAGTTCGATCTCGAGCGGCGCGTCCACGCGTTCCCGGTCATTCGCATCGGTGCCTGTGGTCGCGTCCAGGAAATAGACCACGTTGCTCGCGTGCAGGACGTTGGTCTCGAGCACGCGCGGGTTCACATCACCCCCGCGGGCAGCACGCGCGTGGTCACCGGCGGCCCCTCGCTGCGTGGCGGCCTGAGTCTGAGCCGCACCGTGCGCAGCACATAGGGCGCGGTGCTCGTGTACTTGGCCTCGAAGACGTCCCAGATGCGCATCAGATCTTCCGTGGACATCTCTTCCGGCATCACCGTGAGCAGTTCGCGCTCGCTCCAGCCATCGTCGATCTCGACCATGTGCGCCACGTCCAGTTGGCAATCGGTCGCGAGTTCGAGCATGGCCCAGGTCAGCAGATCCGCCTCGTGCTCGGGACTCGTGCCATTCGCGATCAGCAGGACGTGAAGATTGAGCGGCAGTTCGGCCTGCGGCGCGCCGGCGCCAGTGCCGGTCTGTGGAAAGTGCCGACTGCGGCCATGGGGATCGACGACCAACCGGTGCAGATAGATGCCCAGCAGGTTGCCGGTCAGGGCCGTCGCCACGTCGGCGCTGCCGAGCAGGGACACACGACCATTGACCGGGTCGTCGCGGAGTTCGCTGGGCAGCCGCCGCGAAAGGAACTCCGCGAGTGCCAGCAACGATGCCTTCACCCCCCGATACGATGCCACGATCGCATGCCCCCGCTTCTCGGCACCCGCAATTCCTGCCCGCCCCCGAACACACCGCGTAATCAGCAGCCGCTCGGAGCCCCCCGAACGTTATCTCCCCTCGGGCCATGATCCGCCTGCGCGCCACGGAGAGTCCGCTGACGGCGGCGGGATCCATCCTAAAGAATCACCAGGCTTGGGCCGGCCATGATGACAGACCCTTGCAGAACACCTGTGGAACCTACCGGGATCCCTGGCGGGGTCGAGATGGGCCCATCCGTCGCAATGTTCTTAGTCCAGCATGCCGACGAATCACAGGCACCTGCCGGGCATACCCGAGGAATATGTGACGCACACTGCAAAATTTCGCACCCCAACCGGCCCGAACCCGAAAACTACGCCCTGTTGGCGCCTCGGTTGCTTGTTATTTCGGGCGACAGCCCGCCGCCGGGCGGCTCTCCGGTAGCGGAGTCGCCCTCCGGGTCCAGGAACGCCGCAAAGCCCTCCCCTGCCCGTGCCAACACCTTTTCCGCGATGTGCAGATTCAGACGTCGGTACTTTCCCACTGGGCCTCGGCGTCACCCGCTGTCCTCGCCGGCAACTGGGATGAACCGGTAGCGGATGGCAGGGACGGGCCGATGCGCCGTACACTCGGACCCGTGAGAATGGCCTCCGCGGCCGCGAGCACGGTTCGGGACGTGCCCGGCACCGCGCACGATGCACGGATCCGCGCGGTGCCAAGCCGGCACACTCCCCTCGGGGCTCCGAACCGCCGTCGGGTGCATTGAGCAGCGGCCGCGACAGGCCAGCGGATCGCGTCACGGACTCTCGGTGCTGATATCCGGCTCCGGGAACCCCGAGGCAGGGGCTGCCAGGAGCCTGTCGGCCGGGCAAGGCGTGCGGTAGCGCCGTCTCCCGGTTGCACGGCGCGGCGCAAACGATCCGTGGGCCGGATTCGGGTAACGATTGGCATGGCAGCATCGGGGGAGACATGAGACGCTCAGGTGATCGCGCAGGCATCCGGAACTTCGGTCGAGTGGTGTTCGCGGGCATGCTCGCGAGCATGCTGGTGGCAGGTTGCGCAACGGTCCACAAGGATCGGCGCGTTAAGGGCCTGGAGGCCACGGCGAACAGCTACCAGGCGGCGCTGCGCTGGGGCGATTACGCGACGGCGGTGGGGATGCTGTCTCCGGATCGGCGCCTGGACGAGGAAGCGCTGGACGACTTCTCGGGCCTGCGCATTACCCGGTACGAGATCGTTCAGCCGCCAGTGATACATGCCGACGACCGCGCGACGCAGACCGCGGCGATCGAATACGTCTTCGAATACAGCCAGGTCGTGCAGCGCCTGACCGACCGCCAGCAGTGGCACTGGGACGATGCTTCGAAAAACTGGTGGCTCGCATCAGGCCTTCCGGACTTTGCCTCCGACGGCACTCGCGGCCGTAGCCGCTGAACGGCGCTACCGGAGAGGCCGTCCCTTCTTCCCCGGCGAATCGGCCACGGGAAGGATATGGGTCATTCCGGGCCGACGTATTGCCGCGCGCATCGGCTGCCTCGAACACGAATTCCACCGCCTATGGCGGCAGTCCCGGGCTGACGCCCTGGTCGTTCACCACGTGGTGGTTGGTCAGCACCAGCCGTTCGGCGGCGGGGTCGCCGGCCCGCACCAGGAATCCGGTGCCGATGCGCCCGCCCAGACGTTCGCGCACCGCGCAGACTGCCCGCGCCCACTCCAGCCCGGTCTGCCACCAGCGCCAGGTTACGGGCCCTTCACCGCCCAGGATCGCCTCGAGTTGCCCCGCCTCGGACGCTGGTGCCGAATGCAGCGCCTGCACCGCCGGGGCGCTGAGGTCCATCTCCGCCCCCGGCAGTCCCATCAAGCGTGCGCGCAGGATCGCCACGACACCGGCTGCGCGCGCGGATTCCGCCTCCAGCCCCCCACACCTCGGTGCACTGGCGCAGCGTGCGGCTGGCGCGCCGGCACGCCTGCTCGATCAAGCTGTAACTGATGAACGCCCGGTACTTGCGTTCCCTCAATCGATCGGGATCCGCGTCCCGTTCTCGGCGAGCCACTGGCGGAAGTTCTGGAGCCCGGGGTTCAGGGAGCGGGCCCGTTCCGGGTCGCGGGCACGGCAGAAATCGTCGTTGAAGTCGCGTTTGAACTGGAACATGTTGCCGAGATCCTCGGCGCCAGGAAACCCGAGACCACGGTAAACCTCGGGCGGCACATCGTGGTAGCGAACCTCCTGTCCCAACGCCTCGGTGAGCGCGACAGCCATCTCCGGCCCGCTCAGATGCTCACCGGCAATGCCTACCGTCTTGCCGATGTGCTCTTGCCCCTGCCGGAACACGCCATAGGCGCACCTGCCGATGTCCTGGGCCGCAATACCGGGAAGCTTGCGGTTGCCCATCGGGAAGGCGATGGCCAGCACGCCGTCGTGGCCGCGTTTCGGGCCCAGGCCGAAATGAATCAGGTTGTCCCAATAGAACGAGGTGAGCAGGAAGGTCGTCGGCAGCCCGAGTTCGCTGAACAGATGCTCGGCCTCGCCCTTCGCGTCGAAGTGCGGCACCTTGTATCGCTCCATCAGCGTCGGCATGCGATCGTCGGTCAGCGGAACCCAGCGACGCGTGTCTTCCAGCGTGGACCAGATCACGTGCTCCACCCCGGCTGCCTTCGCTGCCTGCGCTAGGTTTCCGGCCTGGGCCAATTCCTTGTCCGGCGAGAAGTGTTCCCAAAAGTTGGTGACGCAGTAGGCGCCGTGTGCACCCTGGAATGCGCGCTGCAGGCTCTCGGGATCGTCGAGATTCGCTTCGACAACCTCGCCGCCCAGCGCGGCCAGTTCCCTGGCCTTTTCGGAGGCGGCGTGGCGTGTGAGGGCGCGCACACGGAACGGTCTCTGCGGATCCCCCAGAATCGCACGCGCCAGCCCCCCACCCTGTGCGCCGGTAGCCCCTATAACCGCGATAACTTTGTCTTTAGCCATCTGATTCTCCTCCCGTGATTCGATCCCGCGGGGTGATCCCCGGAGCGGCGGGCCCACCACGGGCATTCAGGGTTCAACGCATCCCCCTGGCCGTTGCTCCCACGACCCGAACCTGCCTTTTAGCATCCTATGCGACCGACGGCATCCCCGAGCCCTGCATGGGCTCGTCGAGGTCATCGGCACCGGAAACCTTGCCGGCCGGGATCCGCGCGCCAGGGGACCGGCTGGAAGATGTCAGACGTGCCAAGGATGCGCTATAAGAGCGGTGAATACTTCGTCCTCCACGGAATTGTTCGAACACACGATGAGCCCCCTGTCCCACCGACGCCGTTTCACACGGATAATGCTGGGCGTGCCGCTGGCGCTGCTGGCCATGGAACCCGCCCGTTCCAACCCGATCGAGGCGTTGCTGGCAGACGCGCAGAAACCCCTGCACGACGACGAGTTGTGGGTACTGGTAGACGACGCAGAGGCGACCCTGAGCGTCTTTCGCGGCCACACCGTGATCGAACGCTTCTTCCCGGTGTCGCTGGGACGCAGCGGCGCGAAACCGGAACGGCTGCGCGGCGGCAACGTCACGCCACTGGGCGAGTTCCGGGTCAACCGTTTCAACCACGAGAGCCGTTGGCACATCTTCATCGGAATCGACTATCCCACGCCGGAGCACGCCCGGATGGCACTGGAGTCCGGCGTGTTCACCGAACAGGATTACCAGGCCTTCATGCGCCATCGCCACCGCTACGGCCAGCCGCCGCAAAATACGATTCTGGGCGGGGCCATCGGCATTCACGGGATCGGGGGAGGCGACCCGGAGATCCACAACCGCTTCCACTGGACCGAGGGCTGCGTTGCGGTCACCAACGAGCAGATCGAGCGGCTGGCCGAACTGGTGGATATCGGAACCCGCGTTGTGATCCGGTGAACATTATTCGCGGGTGCCCCCCGCCCGCTATGGACACGCGCGGCCGACTCCAGTACATCCTATGTACAGCAGCC contains these protein-coding regions:
- a CDS encoding DUF4255 domain-containing protein — protein: MASYRGVKASLLALAEFLSRRLPSELRDDPVNGRVSLLGSADVATALTGNLLGIYLHRLVVDPHGRSRHFPQTGTGAGAPQAELPLNLHVLLIANGTSPEHEADLLTWAMLELATDCQLDVAHMVEIDDGWSERELLTVMPEEMSTEDLMRIWDVFEAKYTSTAPYVLRTVRLRLRPPRSEGPPVTTRVLPAGVM
- a CDS encoding carboxypeptidase regulatory-like domain-containing protein, with amino-acid sequence MNPRVLETNVLHASNVVYFLDATTGTDANDRERVDAPLEIELSDRPPRLRWLQKPGRLALWLHPDEHAGMVQGRADEAHRTRPAGSPVRLAGRMRDPNGRYNPRSFDITVGTGGGHVLLVYPTPLGTRLPVGGALIGTVRREDGTPLPWALLDLAVIVSEAGLGFVAQTDAHGDFVLPLRRLPPLPESVEHYAAQLTIRAHPAADPRVPADPAATDVPFDIEAVDDSGFHAHIALSITPGEVRLLRSFDKNHLAVQPRQP
- a CDS encoding NmrA/HSCARG family protein — protein: MAKDKVIAVIGATGAQGGGLARAILGDPQRPFRVRALTRHAASEKARELAALGGEVVEANLDDPESLQRAFQGAHGAYCVTNFWEHFSPDKELAQAGNLAQAAKAAGVEHVIWSTLEDTRRWVPLTDDRMPTLMERYKVPHFDAKGEAEHLFSELGLPTTFLLTSFYWDNLIHFGLGPKRGHDGVLAIAFPMGNRKLPGIAAQDIGRCAYGVFRQGQEHIGKTVGIAGEHLSGPEMAVALTEALGQEVRYHDVPPEVYRGLGFPGAEDLGNMFQFKRDFNDDFCRARDPERARSLNPGLQNFRQWLAENGTRIPID
- a CDS encoding L,D-transpeptidase family protein, coding for MSPLSHRRRFTRIMLGVPLALLAMEPARSNPIEALLADAQKPLHDDELWVLVDDAEATLSVFRGHTVIERFFPVSLGRSGAKPERLRGGNVTPLGEFRVNRFNHESRWHIFIGIDYPTPEHARMALESGVFTEQDYQAFMRHRHRYGQPPQNTILGGAIGIHGIGGGDPEIHNRFHWTEGCVAVTNEQIERLAELVDIGTRVVIR